The following proteins come from a genomic window of Halorussus halophilus:
- a CDS encoding DUF5789 family protein: MTDSDDGRELGVELGDLEDDLESADYPMDSGELMDKYGDRELDLQGGSETLREALATGDDETFESADEVEQAILNRVSSEAVGREGYSDRGSDAADDNTDESF, encoded by the coding sequence ATGACCGACTCAGACGACGGACGAGAGCTAGGCGTGGAACTCGGTGACCTCGAAGACGACCTCGAATCTGCCGACTACCCGATGGACAGCGGGGAACTGATGGACAAGTACGGCGACCGAGAACTCGACTTGCAGGGTGGTTCCGAGACGCTTCGGGAAGCACTCGCCACCGGTGACGACGAGACCTTCGAGTCCGCAGACGAAGTCGAACAAGCGATTCTCAACCGAGTGAGTAGCGAGGCCGTCGGTCGCGAGGGCTACAGCGACCGCGGGTCTGACGCGGCGGACGACAACACCGACGAGTCGTTCTGA
- a CDS encoding ornithine cyclodeaminase family protein, protein MVRILSESAVRDCLSLSELLPVVREAFEKQGRGEVERPERPHFPVGAGLDDPDPNGTGLVMAAYLHGANYYATKLVGVFEGNAQRGLPTVNAQIALTTADTGLPVGYLEGTRITNARTGCIGGLAATELALDGPVTLAILGAGTQARWQARAIAAATEVESVRVYSPSDSKASCAADLRDEGIQAEAVDSPKTAVSGATVVVTATTSEEPVFSGADLEPGTLVVAIGAYTAEMRELDATTFDRASRVFADVPEEVAEIGDVLDADVEADELFTFSSALEGEIGRENDDEILVVESVGSAVLDAAVAEHVFERAKEAGVGTEVEL, encoded by the coding sequence ATGGTTCGCATTCTCTCGGAGTCGGCAGTCCGAGACTGTCTCTCGTTGTCCGAACTCCTGCCGGTCGTCCGCGAAGCGTTCGAAAAGCAGGGTCGCGGCGAAGTCGAGCGTCCCGAGCGACCGCACTTCCCGGTCGGTGCTGGACTCGACGACCCGGACCCGAACGGCACGGGTCTCGTAATGGCTGCCTACCTCCACGGTGCGAACTACTACGCGACGAAACTGGTGGGCGTCTTCGAGGGCAACGCCCAGCGAGGGCTACCGACCGTCAACGCCCAAATCGCGCTGACCACGGCAGACACTGGGCTTCCCGTGGGGTATCTCGAAGGCACGAGAATCACCAACGCCCGAACTGGTTGTATCGGCGGCTTGGCGGCCACAGAACTCGCGCTCGACGGGCCGGTCACGCTCGCAATTCTTGGCGCTGGCACGCAGGCCCGCTGGCAGGCCCGAGCGATTGCGGCGGCGACCGAAGTCGAATCGGTACGCGTCTACTCGCCGAGCGATTCGAAGGCGTCTTGCGCCGCAGACCTCCGTGACGAGGGAATCCAAGCCGAAGCCGTCGATTCTCCAAAAACTGCTGTTTCCGGTGCGACTGTCGTCGTGACTGCAACCACGAGCGAAGAACCCGTCTTCTCAGGTGCCGACCTCGAACCGGGAACGCTCGTCGTCGCCATCGGAGCCTACACCGCCGAGATGCGCGAACTGGACGCGACGACCTTCGACCGGGCGAGTCGAGTCTTCGCCGACGTACCAGAGGAAGTCGCGGAAATCGGCGACGTGCTGGACGCCGACGTGGAAGCCGACGAACTGTTCACCTTTTCGAGCGCGCTCGAAGGCGAAATCGGTCGGGAGAACGACGACGAAATTCTGGTGGTCGAGAGCGTCGGCTCTGCGGTGTTGGACGCCGCCGTTGCGGAACACGTCTTCGAGCGCGCGAAAGAAGCGGGAGTCGGGACGGAAGTCGAGTTGTAG
- a CDS encoding MATE family efflux transporter produces MDPPTPDDSITEGGLVRPMFRLAWPIVVIQLLQVTYNIADTFWLGRYSADAVGAISLAFPLIFLLISIAGGFTTAGSILVAQYTGADSEGSAGKVAGQILVFISILAILLGILGFFATTPMLELIPSQQETTDQIVPLAGDYMEVFFLGMPFLFGFFVFSSLMRGYGNTKTPMRVMAISVALNVILDPILIFGLGPTPEAITGIEGAAVATVFSRGVASLIGFYILFGTDAGPTVNFDDLVPDFEYIRNIVRIGVPSTLEQSMSALAMITLTAMVVQFAPPVVSAYGLGNRLASLVFLPAMGLGRATNTMVGQNLGAQKEDRAERAVWLATKAGASVMLGVAVVAALFPEPIVSVFMATGTQAAKQTVEHGSTYLRIRTVEFTFMAVLQVMLGAYRGAGNTRTALGFSMVALWLGRVPTVYYLAFVASWGPLGIWWGMAFGNVVGAIAAVLWFTRGTWKQTVIEDDEKANAPDVGPNADVSGDGDLTSADGGTEK; encoded by the coding sequence ATGGACCCTCCAACACCTGACGACTCTATCACAGAGGGCGGTCTCGTCCGCCCGATGTTCCGGCTCGCGTGGCCCATCGTGGTCATCCAGTTGCTACAAGTCACGTACAACATCGCGGACACGTTCTGGCTCGGCCGGTATTCGGCCGATGCCGTCGGTGCGATCAGCCTCGCGTTCCCGCTCATCTTCCTCCTCATCTCCATCGCGGGCGGGTTCACGACTGCCGGGAGCATCCTCGTCGCCCAGTACACCGGCGCGGACAGCGAGGGCTCGGCCGGAAAGGTCGCCGGGCAGATACTGGTGTTCATCAGCATCTTAGCGATATTGCTCGGCATCCTCGGGTTCTTCGCCACGACGCCGATGCTCGAACTCATCCCGAGCCAACAGGAGACGACCGACCAAATCGTCCCGCTGGCGGGCGACTACATGGAGGTGTTCTTCCTCGGAATGCCGTTCCTGTTCGGCTTCTTCGTCTTCTCGTCGCTGATGCGAGGCTACGGGAACACGAAGACGCCAATGCGCGTGATGGCCATCAGCGTCGCGCTCAACGTGATATTGGACCCGATACTCATCTTCGGATTGGGTCCGACCCCGGAAGCCATCACCGGCATCGAGGGCGCGGCAGTCGCCACCGTGTTCTCTCGCGGCGTCGCCAGCCTCATCGGATTCTACATCCTGTTCGGCACCGACGCCGGACCGACGGTGAACTTCGACGACCTCGTGCCCGACTTCGAGTACATCCGGAACATCGTACGCATCGGCGTCCCCTCGACGCTCGAACAGTCGATGAGCGCGCTGGCGATGATTACGCTGACCGCGATGGTCGTCCAGTTCGCGCCGCCAGTCGTCTCCGCGTACGGACTGGGTAACCGACTCGCGTCGCTCGTGTTCCTGCCCGCGATGGGACTCGGGCGGGCCACGAACACGATGGTCGGCCAGAACCTCGGCGCACAGAAGGAAGACCGCGCCGAGCGAGCAGTCTGGCTCGCGACGAAAGCCGGCGCGTCCGTGATGCTCGGCGTCGCAGTCGTCGCCGCGCTGTTCCCCGAGCCAATCGTCTCGGTGTTCATGGCCACCGGCACGCAAGCCGCGAAGCAGACCGTCGAACACGGTTCGACGTACTTGCGCATCCGCACGGTCGAGTTCACGTTCATGGCCGTCTTGCAGGTGATGCTCGGCGCGTACCGTGGCGCTGGCAACACGAGGACCGCGCTCGGGTTCTCGATGGTCGCGCTCTGGCTCGGACGCGTGCCGACGGTCTACTACCTCGCGTTCGTCGCGAGTTGGGGGCCGCTGGGCATCTGGTGGGGCATGGCGTTCGGCAACGTCGTCGGCGCAATCGCCGCGGTGCTGTGGTTCACCCGCGGCACGTGGAAGCAAACCGTCATCGAAGACGACGAAAAGGCTAACGCTCCCGATGTCGGACCCAACGCCGACGTCTCTGGAGACGGCGACCTCACCTCTGCTGACGGCGGCACCGAAAAGTAG